The following proteins come from a genomic window of Mariniflexile sp. TRM1-10:
- a CDS encoding winged helix-turn-helix transcriptional regulator, with the protein MEIETKKIEEKYIIAEECPITIFMEQIGGKWKPVIIWVLLSNEVMRFNELDKTIKGISQKMLSQQLKDLEQLEVITRKSYPVIPPKVEYRLTEKGKSLAPLLTAMKAWVYENLNKQIS; encoded by the coding sequence ATGGAAATAGAGACAAAAAAAATTGAAGAAAAATATATTATAGCTGAAGAATGTCCCATTACAATTTTCATGGAACAAATTGGAGGTAAATGGAAGCCTGTTATTATATGGGTATTATTAAGCAATGAAGTGATGCGTTTTAATGAACTTGACAAAACCATAAAAGGAATTAGTCAGAAAATGTTATCGCAACAGTTAAAAGATTTGGAACAACTAGAAGTAATTACCAGAAAATCTTACCCAGTAATTCCCCCAAAAGTAGAATACCGTTTAACTGAAAAAGGAAAATCGTTAGCGCCTCTTTTAACCGCTATGAAAGCTTGGGTTTATGAAAATTTAAATAAACAAATTTCTTAA
- a CDS encoding SDR family oxidoreductase → MNKIIIITGGTSGIGLACAKYLIAKNYQVIITGRNEENLEKALSELGKNAFGYISDTSVLHDIDGLVNRIKENHGTIDGLFINAGIFKSIGFEDTNEALFDETMNINFKGAFFTVQKFIPILKNPSSIVLNTSIAVFKAFPNASVYSASKAALEAIAKVLNLELAQKGIRINVVSPGVTHTPIQKKSGMTDEAIDGLLQYLSETSPIGRVVLPEDIAPIVEFLVSDNSLVLRNEKIVVDGGSTL, encoded by the coding sequence ATGAATAAAATAATTATTATTACAGGAGGAACAAGCGGAATCGGGTTAGCTTGTGCAAAATATCTAATTGCAAAAAATTATCAAGTCATTATTACAGGTAGAAATGAAGAAAATCTTGAAAAAGCATTAAGCGAACTAGGAAAAAATGCCTTTGGATATATTTCGGATACAAGTGTGTTACATGATATTGACGGTTTAGTAAATCGAATTAAAGAGAACCATGGAACCATTGATGGTTTGTTTATAAATGCAGGCATTTTTAAATCGATTGGTTTTGAAGACACCAATGAAGCATTGTTTGATGAAACCATGAACATTAATTTTAAAGGTGCCTTTTTTACAGTGCAAAAGTTTATTCCCATACTTAAAAACCCTTCGAGCATTGTTTTGAATACGTCTATTGCTGTTTTTAAAGCATTTCCTAATGCGAGTGTTTATTCAGCAAGCAAAGCAGCATTAGAAGCCATTGCCAAAGTATTGAATCTTGAATTGGCACAAAAAGGAATCAGAATTAATGTAGTTAGTCCAGGAGTAACACATACACCAATTCAGAAAAAATCAGGAATGACAGACGAAGCCATTGATGGATTGTTGCAATATTTATCTGAAACTTCTCCCATTGGAAGAGTGGTTTTACCAGAAGATATAGCACCTATAGTTGAATTTTTAGTTTCCGATAATTCTTTGGTATTACGAAACGAGAAAATTGTGGTTGATGGTGGTTCGACACTTTAG
- a CDS encoding agmatine deiminase family protein produces the protein MKADNWIFPAEWEKQQGVLLCFPHNGNDWPGKYEAVQWAFVEFIKKVASVEEVILIVANEKLKGKVSTMLETAHVNLKNLSFIIHKTNRSWMRDSGPIIVKNGTSRKAINFNFNGWAKYANYKLDKHVPTKVSEFLNIPLEQATYKGKPVVLEGGAIDVNGKGTLLTSEECLLHPNIQVRNQGFTKQDYEAVFKEYLGVTNIIWLGNGIEGDDTHGHIDDLARFVNEDTIITVLEDNLKDANYKPLQDNLKRLQTSTLENGKHPNIVTLPMPKRLDFDGIRLPASYANFLILNKTVLVPTFNDANDRMALNILADCFPDRDIIGIAATDFIWGFGTLHCLSQQIPR, from the coding sequence ATGAAAGCTGATAATTGGATATTTCCTGCCGAATGGGAAAAACAACAGGGTGTTTTATTATGTTTTCCTCATAATGGTAACGACTGGCCGGGTAAATACGAAGCGGTACAATGGGCTTTTGTTGAGTTTATTAAAAAAGTAGCTTCAGTTGAAGAAGTCATTTTAATTGTTGCCAACGAAAAACTAAAAGGCAAGGTTTCCACTATGCTTGAAACGGCACATGTTAACTTAAAAAACCTGTCTTTCATTATTCATAAAACCAACCGCAGTTGGATGCGCGATTCGGGACCCATTATTGTAAAAAATGGGACTTCCAGAAAAGCCATCAATTTCAATTTTAATGGTTGGGCAAAATATGCTAACTATAAATTAGACAAACATGTACCTACAAAAGTTTCCGAATTTTTAAATATTCCTTTAGAACAAGCCACATACAAAGGCAAACCGGTTGTTTTGGAAGGAGGTGCCATTGATGTCAATGGAAAAGGCACTTTGTTGACTTCGGAAGAATGTCTGCTTCACCCAAATATTCAGGTGAGAAACCAAGGGTTTACCAAACAAGACTACGAAGCTGTGTTTAAAGAATACTTAGGAGTCACAAACATTATTTGGTTAGGAAATGGTATTGAAGGTGATGACACGCACGGACATATTGACGACTTAGCTCGTTTTGTTAATGAAGACACTATTATTACTGTTTTAGAAGATAACCTAAAAGACGCTAACTACAAACCACTTCAAGACAATTTAAAACGTTTACAAACTTCTACTTTAGAAAACGGCAAACATCCAAATATAGTAACCTTACCCATGCCAAAACGTTTAGACTTTGATGGCATTAGGTTACCTGCCAGTTATGCAAACTTTTTAATTTTAAACAAAACGGTTTTAGTACCAACCTTTAACGATGCTAACGATCGTATGGCACTAAATATACTTGCTGACTGCTTCCCTGATAGAGACATTATTGGAATTGCCGCCACTGATTTTATTTGGGGTTTCGGTACGTTGCATTGTTTGAGTCAGCAAATACCTAGATAA
- a CDS encoding carbon-nitrogen hydrolase, producing MSKNTYKIAVIQLNLNNTPENNLKKCIQWVKDAAKQGAEVILLPELYSSHYFCQSEDVDNFAYAEPLYSTSFTAFSALAKELGVVVIVPFFEKRMAGIYHNSAYIIDTDGTEAGLYRKMHIPDDPHFYEKFYFTPGDIGFKSFPTKKGNIGTLICWDQWYPEAARLTALQGAEVLFYPTAIGWHPQEKAQYGENQQGAWMNVMRGHAVANGIYVAAANRIGLEQYLPDTNGIEFWGSSFIAGPQGEILAQASEDKEEILIAEVDLSLQENVRQNWPFLRDRRIDKYDGITKRAID from the coding sequence ATGTCTAAAAACACATACAAAATAGCCGTTATTCAATTAAATCTGAATAACACACCTGAAAATAATTTAAAAAAATGCATTCAATGGGTTAAAGACGCCGCTAAACAAGGCGCAGAAGTTATCTTACTACCCGAATTATATAGCAGTCATTATTTCTGCCAAAGTGAAGATGTTGATAATTTCGCTTACGCGGAACCTTTATACAGCACATCGTTCACAGCTTTTAGCGCATTAGCCAAAGAGTTGGGCGTGGTTGTTATTGTCCCTTTTTTCGAAAAACGAATGGCAGGTATTTATCATAACAGTGCTTATATTATTGACACTGATGGAACTGAAGCTGGTTTATATAGAAAAATGCACATTCCAGACGACCCACATTTTTATGAAAAATTCTATTTTACACCGGGTGATATTGGGTTCAAATCATTTCCAACTAAAAAAGGAAATATTGGCACGCTTATTTGTTGGGACCAATGGTATCCCGAAGCTGCCAGATTAACAGCTTTACAAGGTGCCGAAGTATTATTTTACCCTACCGCTATTGGTTGGCATCCCCAAGAGAAAGCACAATATGGTGAAAATCAACAAGGTGCTTGGATGAACGTCATGCGTGGTCATGCGGTGGCAAATGGCATTTATGTAGCCGCTGCTAACAGGATTGGATTGGAACAATACCTTCCAGACACCAATGGCATTGAATTTTGGGGCTCATCGTTTATTGCAGGTCCCCAGGGTGAAATTTTAGCACAAGCTTCAGAAGATAAAGAAGAAATTTTAATAGCTGAAGTCGATTTAAGTTTACAGGAAAATGTTCGCCAAAATTGGCCATTTTTACGTGACCGCCGTATTGATAAATATGATGGCATTACTAAAAGAGCGATTGATTAA
- a CDS encoding DUF6048 family protein, with protein MKQKHILTYFISSLTCMLLFSVSLNAQNDSIVTTVKDSIKIKEKYGLRVGGDIGKLIRSFVDDDYTGFEVSGDFRLKKRLYIAGELGIEEKHTTTDYLDVTTSGSYLKAGIDYNLYQNWLDMDNMIYAGFRVGASTFSQKLNNYTIYSTDPYWSPQFSSSNLKEFNDLTAFWGELILGIKTELLTNLYLGLNVQLKIMASETEPNNFENIYIPGFNKTYDSSGIGVGYSYTLSYRIPIYKKDK; from the coding sequence ATGAAACAGAAACACATTTTAACATATTTCATTAGTAGCCTAACGTGTATGCTTTTGTTTTCTGTGTCTTTAAACGCTCAAAACGATAGCATTGTAACTACTGTTAAAGATTCCATAAAAATTAAAGAAAAATACGGACTTCGGGTTGGTGGCGATATTGGCAAACTAATCCGCTCTTTTGTTGATGATGATTATACAGGTTTTGAAGTGTCGGGCGATTTCCGATTAAAAAAACGCTTATACATTGCTGGTGAACTAGGTATTGAAGAAAAACATACAACCACCGACTATTTAGATGTAACGACTAGCGGAAGTTATCTAAAAGCAGGAATAGATTATAATTTATATCAAAACTGGCTGGATATGGATAACATGATTTATGCAGGCTTTCGTGTTGGTGCCAGTACTTTTAGTCAAAAACTTAATAACTATACCATTTATAGTACCGACCCCTATTGGTCACCACAATTTTCATCATCCAATTTAAAAGAATTTAATGACTTAACAGCCTTTTGGGGAGAACTTATACTTGGCATTAAAACAGAGCTATTAACCAACTTATACCTTGGCTTAAACGTACAGCTTAAAATTATGGCAAGTGAAACCGAACCCAATAATTTTGAGAACATTTACATACCAGGTTTCAATAAAACTTATGATAGTAGTGGTATAGGCGTTGGGTATAGTTATACCCTTTCGTATCGCATTCCGATTTATAAGAAGGATAAATAG
- a CDS encoding DUF6452 family protein — protein MKKTSLLLMLLILTGIGATISCEPDDICPESTPTTPSLIIDAYDVENPENKKAVTSLLVGGVDNDNVLPGYAIVSATQIILPLKTDADTTQYVLMKGAFVNNNGTPDDTSDDYYDGNTDIITINYTREEVYVSRACGYKTIYKNVTLTVEPENNEENWIKSRQPLNDNQSVEDETETHFNIFH, from the coding sequence ATGAAAAAAACAAGCTTACTTTTAATGCTGCTTATCCTCACTGGAATTGGAGCCACCATAAGTTGCGAACCCGATGATATTTGTCCGGAAAGCACCCCTACAACCCCTAGTTTAATCATTGATGCTTACGATGTTGAGAATCCTGAAAATAAAAAAGCTGTTACGAGCTTACTTGTTGGCGGTGTAGATAATGATAACGTATTACCAGGATATGCCATTGTTTCTGCCACACAAATTATACTGCCTTTAAAAACCGATGCTGATACAACACAGTATGTCCTTATGAAAGGCGCTTTTGTAAATAATAATGGCACACCTGATGACACAAGCGATGATTATTATGATGGCAATACCGACATTATCACTATCAATTATACCAGAGAAGAAGTGTATGTATCGCGCGCTTGTGGTTACAAAACCATTTATAAAAACGTAACACTTACCGTTGAGCCTGAAAACAATGAGGAAAATTGGATCAAATCAAGACAACCTTTAAACGATAATCAATCTGTAGAAGATGAAACAGAAACACATTTTAACATATTTCATTAG